From Triticum aestivum cultivar Chinese Spring chromosome 4A, IWGSC CS RefSeq v2.1, whole genome shotgun sequence, a single genomic window includes:
- the LOC123083017 gene encoding anthocyanin 5-aromatic acyltransferase, with protein sequence MNVRVRVLDTTHVRPELPGHAATIKLSPFDTLFLALPPIQRIFFYDDDGAPSLPPFPAIVRSLLASLAATLSVFAPLAGRLAASLDGDLVVDCSLDALQLGVKFVQAEYSGDAADMRRLARDAEHDTEAFVQLVPELEVARLPAPLLAVQVTRPVLSGGDDQGAGAVVVRISMHHEVADGQSLFQFMRAWAAASREGSPAVAGLVPPPTFDRSVIMRHPKAEAAARNFARLCAPDLPIVNTMPELDWTRQSRRTYLLDAGQIQSLKRRIVQQRQAAGADNDNQPPPSTYVAVASLLWTSMARAKHPDQAVNAGAADDAYLLFPADCRRRMQPPLDPGFFGNCVKLCFARATASKLVCRDDDDGALAHAAGALRRAIREQVEEKDPLGDADRWAETYQGIPPERRSQQGSSHRFMAYEVDFGWGQPSRAEIVSMFSPEVAMLVGAVQVSVALGRDLIDGFEACFMSLVSP encoded by the coding sequence ATGAACGTCCGTGTGCGAGTGCTTGACACGACCCATGTCCGGCCGGAGCTGCCTGGGCACGCCGCCACTATCAAGCTCTCGCCCTTCGACACCCTCTTCCTCGCGCTCCCCCCGATCCAGCGGATCTTCTTCTATGACGATGACGGCGCACCGAGCCTCCCGCCGTTCCCGGCCATCGTCCGCTCGCTGCTGGCCTCCCTCGCCGCCACGCTCTCCGTCTTcgcgccgctcgccggcaggcTCGCGGCCTCCCTTGATGGAGATCTCGTCGTCGACTGCTCCCTTGATGCTCTTCAGCTCGGCGTCAAGTTCGTCCAGGCGGAGTACTCCGGCGACGCGGCCGACATGCGCCGTCTCGCGCGTGACGCCGAGCACGACACCGAGGCGTTCGTGCAGCTCGTGCCGGAGCTCGAGGTGGCCAGGCTGCCAGCGCCCCTGCTCGCTGTCCAGGTCACGCGGCCGGTGCTGTCGGGGGGAGACGACCAGGGTGCGGGCGCCGTGGTGGTCAGGATTTCGATGCACCACGAGGTGGCCGATGGGCAGTCGCTGTTTCAGTTCATGCGCGCGTGGGCCGCCGCGTCGCGGGAGGGATCGCCGGCAGTGGCGGGGCTCGTGCCGCCCCCGACGTTTGACCGGTCGGTGATCATGCGGCACCCCAAAGCAGAGGCTGCGGCGCGGAACTTCGCTCGCCTCTGCGCGCCGGATCTGCCCATCGTGAACACGATGCCGGAGCTGGACTGGACACGGCAGAGCCGGAGGACATACCTGCTCGACGCCGGCCAAATCCAGTCGCTGAAGCGGCGCATCGTGCAGCAACGCCAAGCCGCCGGAGCGGACAACGACAACCAGCCGCCGCCGAGCACCTACGTGGCCGTAGCGTCGCTGCTGTGGACGTCCATGGCGCGCGCCAAGCACCCGGACCAGGCAGTCAACGCCGGCGCCGCCGACGACGCATACCTCCTGTTCCCCGCGGACTGCCGCCGCCGCATGCAGCCCCCTCTGGACCCGGGCTTCTTCGGCAACTGCGTCAAGCTCTGCTTCGCGCGCGCCACGGCGAGCAAGCTTGTGtgccgcgacgacgacgacggcgcgcTCGCGCACGCGGCGGGGGCGCTGCGGCGGGCGATCCGCGAGCAGGTGGAGGAGAAGGACCCGCTGGGCGACGCCGACCGGTGGGCGGAGACCTACCAGGGGATCCCGCCGGAGAGGCGCTCGCAGCAGGGGTCGTCGCACCGGTTCATGGCGTACGAGGTGGACTTCGGATGGGGGCAGCCGAGCCGGGCGGAGATCGTGTCGATGTTCAGTCCGGAGGTGGCGATGCTCGTCGGCGCGGTGCAGGTGTCCGTGGCCCTTGGCCGGGATCTCATCGACGGCTTCGAGGCTTGCTTCATGTCGCTGGTCTCACCATGA
- the LOC123083018 gene encoding very-long-chain 3-oxoacyl-CoA reductase 1-like, with the protein MALELAQRGLNLVPVGRDPAMLQDISETVSRTHGVLAKTVQFDFSLVSTPRGDEAMGRLREAVAGLDVGVLVNNAGVAKPGVVYLHEVDAEGVISPKPPHYGLG; encoded by the exons ATGGCGCTGGAGCTCGCGCAGCGCGGCCTCAACCTCGTGCCAGTCGGCCGCGACCCCGCCATGCTCCAGGACATCTCCGAGACCGTCTCCCGAACGCACGGCGTGCTGGCCAAGACCGTGCAGTTCGACTTCTCCCTCGTCTCCACTCCTCGAG GGGATGAGGCGATGGGGCGGCTCCGGGAGGCGGTGGCAGGGCTGGACGTCGGAGTCCTGGTGAACAACGCCGGGGTGGCCAAGCCGGGCGTGGTGTACCTGCACGAGGTCGACGCGGAGGGAGTTATTTCTCCAAAACCACCACATTATGGGCTAGGGTAA